Proteins encoded together in one Shewanella acanthi window:
- a CDS encoding glutathione S-transferase family protein: protein MQLLSSDFSPYSTRVRIQIRKKGLPIEIVAPTSPALRTPEFADKYPMGKIPVLVLDDGTSLGESWAIMEYLEAAFDQVSLRPTDALGIAHINMLARYADLHLSPALFPMFLSLLTGNSVDVDKEMANIEKELNKGDKLLASLPDFRQRPLNIGDIALATNILFAIETPKLFGRENILSSYPVLNDWWQWVNQDAAVEHGMHEMSTAFNAYLASKAR, encoded by the coding sequence ATGCAATTGTTAAGTAGTGATTTTTCGCCTTACTCAACCCGAGTACGCATTCAAATTCGCAAAAAAGGTTTGCCGATAGAAATCGTCGCACCTACCAGCCCTGCGCTACGAACCCCTGAATTTGCCGATAAATATCCTATGGGCAAGATCCCTGTGTTGGTGCTGGATGACGGCACTAGCCTCGGTGAGTCATGGGCAATTATGGAATATCTAGAGGCTGCGTTCGATCAAGTAAGTTTGCGCCCGACCGATGCGCTCGGCATTGCCCATATAAACATGCTGGCCCGCTACGCCGATTTACATCTATCTCCGGCGCTATTCCCTATGTTCCTTAGCTTATTGACGGGTAATAGTGTCGATGTGGACAAGGAAATGGCAAATATTGAGAAAGAACTCAACAAGGGCGATAAATTGTTAGCCTCGCTGCCCGATTTTCGTCAACGTCCATTGAATATTGGTGACATTGCCCTTGCGACTAATATCCTATTTGCGATTGAAACCCCAAAGCTTTTTGGTCGTGAGAATATTCTTAGCTCATACCCCGTACTTAATGACTGGTGGCAATGGGTCAACCAAGATGCTGCTGTCGAGCATGGTATGCACGAGATGAGCACCGCTTTTAATGCTTATTTGGCAAGTAAGGCGCGCTAA
- a CDS encoding TonB-dependent receptor: MYNKKKLSLAIAAALFAQVGMQGIAMAQDDLSQEQEANKEEPIERIQVKTRKIAETIETIPLAISAVTARQIEEKGIQSTEDVAKLINGLTFDIGAGPNDTRPSIRGLTIDRGRPNVAILIDGIDVSSETMTLSGGGMTANMKLVDMQQVEVVKGPQSVNYGRSAFAGAINYVTKRPDFKPSVKVDVNVADYNTYDLGLTVEGGLTDTLAAKLKVIDSKSDGQYTNPNSGQTLGDTESTGVAFSAYYLPTDSVSVYFRAEHSDEHYGQRPTVTIRSMLPENAPDNMFATGSVNTAQGSKMLPYEFDANGNGVDCSMAEAYPYWDSFNSTLAMMGFPEQPACRPMITGTVSGNESQIDLSLNPLTGKDYSGTDIKNTRASMEFVWTGDGIEFSSISGYTKSKSYIEEDFDNTDYSLYAQPNIGPYSWTQYGFQSDVNTSFDLEQYSQEFRLSGETSNFSWVTSAMVWQEKMHAGFGTQFWLREGADEPTLLAMLAQSPYTSFITDVKNAPLPEGENVVTPLTRDTDHWSVAGLINWAITEDINLSFEGRYIDETIDYTGNADDRTYDAFYVDNSVMFDPATFSMVPNPLYYTSNSAGNTAFVPRASIDYKVNETVFTYASVSKGFKPGGVATTDANGDVSDGKYKPEKLLAYEIGAKAYSEENHASVNLSFFHWTYTDQQTPFTFTNEMGMANVSVINAGESVVKGIDLDSVWQVTDNFRLSMAYLYSDATYTDFNLSEILADADLAGAKVSDVDKMIAGNAEGDFSGQQLPLSSKHSGTITGRYSFEVLGAESFVELFGQYRSERNVERSGQVKLPSYWEWDLSAGTHFDGWVFTGYVENLFDDDKIKSAIGNVDYGFFPNGQSVPYAVVATLPQGRTFGLRMSYQF; this comes from the coding sequence ATGTATAACAAGAAAAAACTCAGTCTAGCGATAGCTGCGGCCCTATTTGCTCAAGTGGGAATGCAAGGCATTGCCATGGCTCAGGACGACCTCAGCCAAGAGCAAGAGGCTAACAAAGAAGAACCCATCGAACGAATTCAGGTTAAAACCCGTAAAATCGCAGAAACTATCGAAACGATTCCTTTGGCAATCTCCGCCGTCACTGCGCGACAAATTGAAGAGAAAGGCATTCAGTCTACCGAAGATGTCGCTAAATTAATCAACGGCTTAACCTTTGATATCGGTGCAGGCCCCAACGATACTCGCCCCTCTATTCGCGGCTTAACTATTGACCGTGGTCGTCCAAACGTTGCGATTTTGATTGACGGCATCGACGTTTCATCCGAAACCATGACACTTTCTGGTGGCGGTATGACAGCCAACATGAAGCTAGTCGACATGCAACAGGTTGAAGTGGTTAAGGGTCCACAGAGTGTGAACTACGGCCGAAGCGCATTCGCAGGTGCCATCAACTATGTGACTAAGCGTCCAGACTTTAAACCTAGCGTAAAGGTCGACGTTAACGTTGCCGATTACAACACCTACGACCTAGGCTTGACCGTTGAAGGTGGCCTGACAGATACCTTAGCAGCAAAACTAAAAGTTATTGATTCTAAGAGCGATGGTCAATACACCAACCCGAATAGCGGTCAAACCTTAGGTGATACCGAATCTACGGGTGTGGCTTTTTCTGCCTACTATCTGCCAACCGATAGCGTGTCTGTGTATTTCCGCGCAGAACATTCAGACGAACATTACGGCCAACGTCCTACGGTAACAATCCGCAGTATGTTGCCAGAAAACGCTCCCGATAATATGTTTGCCACGGGATCTGTCAACACGGCTCAAGGCTCAAAAATGCTGCCCTACGAGTTTGATGCAAATGGCAATGGCGTGGACTGTTCAATGGCCGAGGCTTACCCCTACTGGGACAGCTTTAACAGCACTCTCGCTATGATGGGATTCCCAGAACAACCTGCTTGCCGTCCTATGATTACGGGCACAGTTTCAGGCAATGAAAGCCAAATCGACCTGTCGTTAAACCCTTTAACGGGCAAAGACTACAGCGGTACCGACATTAAAAACACCCGCGCCTCGATGGAGTTTGTCTGGACGGGTGACGGCATTGAGTTCAGCTCAATTTCTGGCTACACCAAGAGTAAGTCTTACATTGAAGAAGATTTCGACAATACTGATTACAGCCTATATGCCCAGCCTAACATTGGCCCTTACTCATGGACCCAGTACGGCTTCCAGTCTGACGTAAATACCTCATTTGACCTTGAGCAATACAGCCAAGAATTTCGCCTAAGTGGTGAAACGAGCAACTTTAGCTGGGTAACATCAGCCATGGTTTGGCAGGAAAAAATGCATGCGGGTTTTGGCACCCAGTTCTGGTTACGTGAAGGCGCTGATGAACCAACCCTGTTGGCTATGCTGGCCCAATCACCTTACACCAGCTTTATCACCGACGTAAAAAATGCGCCGCTGCCAGAGGGTGAGAACGTTGTCACGCCATTAACCCGTGACACAGACCATTGGTCAGTAGCGGGCTTAATCAACTGGGCGATCACAGAAGATATCAATCTTTCCTTCGAAGGTCGCTACATTGATGAAACCATCGACTATACAGGTAATGCAGACGACCGTACCTACGATGCTTTCTATGTCGATAACAGCGTGATGTTCGACCCAGCAACCTTTTCTATGGTGCCTAACCCGCTTTACTACACCTCAAACAGTGCGGGTAATACTGCATTTGTGCCGCGTGCGAGTATCGATTACAAAGTCAACGAAACTGTATTCACCTATGCATCTGTTTCTAAGGGCTTTAAACCAGGTGGTGTTGCGACAACTGACGCGAACGGTGACGTGAGCGACGGCAAGTACAAACCTGAGAAACTGTTAGCCTATGAAATTGGTGCTAAGGCCTACTCGGAGGAAAACCATGCCAGCGTGAACCTGTCATTCTTCCACTGGACTTACACCGACCAACAAACCCCATTCACCTTCACCAATGAAATGGGTATGGCGAACGTATCTGTAATTAACGCCGGTGAGAGTGTGGTTAAAGGGATTGACTTAGACTCAGTCTGGCAGGTGACAGATAACTTCCGTCTGTCTATGGCTTACCTCTACTCAGATGCTACGTACACTGACTTTAACTTGTCAGAAATCCTTGCCGATGCTGATTTAGCTGGGGCTAAGGTCAGCGACGTGGACAAGATGATCGCAGGCAATGCTGAAGGTGACTTCTCTGGTCAGCAATTACCTCTGTCATCTAAACACTCTGGCACTATCACGGGCCGATATTCCTTCGAAGTCCTAGGCGCAGAAAGCTTTGTTGAGCTGTTTGGTCAATATCGTTCAGAACGTAACGTTGAACGTTCTGGCCAAGTCAAACTGCCATCTTACTGGGAATGGGATTTATCAGCAGGTACACATTTCGATGGTTGGGTATTCACTGGCTACGTCGAAAACCTGTTTGATGACGACAAAATCAAATCTGCAATTGGTAACGTGGACTACGGTTTCTTCCCGAACGGTCAGTCAGTGCCATACGCAGTGGTTGCCACCCTTCCACAAGGTAGAACTTTTGGTTTACGCATGAGCTATCAATTCTGA
- a CDS encoding LysR family transcriptional regulator: MTALFPKGRLASRIGTFRQLEILIAVAETGGIVAAAERLHLSQPSVTMQMRKLAESIGLPLYEMVGRRMTLTHAGEMVVAHAKEIFECTHRLETSLNQLQGAVVGKLSIGIVTSAEYFSPHLLGPFCRRYPQIELSLEFGNRKHILDRMQQNLDDLYIFGFPPEDSGIDVTPMGVNHLVAIAAHSHPLATQGSLTWLDVANETFILRETASGTRQATEKQLAALGHTIDKHIVIASNQGIKHAVLARMGIAIVPALSLDDGEQKDLVQLPIEGFPLTDHWYVVNRQHKDFSVIARLCRDYLLGEGMSMVEDATRYWEDNHKPKLPTR; the protein is encoded by the coding sequence ATGACAGCATTATTCCCTAAGGGCCGATTAGCCTCCCGCATCGGCACCTTTCGACAGTTAGAGATCCTAATCGCAGTCGCAGAAACCGGTGGCATAGTTGCCGCCGCGGAGCGACTGCATTTAAGTCAGCCCAGTGTCACAATGCAAATGCGAAAACTCGCCGAAAGCATCGGCCTGCCACTCTATGAAATGGTCGGTAGGCGTATGACGCTAACCCACGCAGGCGAGATGGTTGTCGCTCACGCCAAAGAGATTTTCGAATGCACCCATCGCCTCGAAACCTCTTTAAATCAGCTTCAAGGCGCTGTGGTCGGCAAGCTCAGTATCGGGATTGTTACCTCAGCGGAATACTTCAGCCCCCATTTGCTCGGCCCCTTCTGTCGCCGTTACCCGCAAATAGAATTGTCACTCGAGTTTGGTAATCGCAAACATATCCTCGACCGCATGCAACAAAACCTTGATGATTTGTATATTTTTGGTTTTCCGCCAGAAGATTCGGGTATCGATGTCACCCCTATGGGGGTGAATCACCTAGTCGCAATTGCCGCCCACTCCCATCCGCTGGCAACGCAGGGCTCATTAACTTGGCTGGATGTTGCTAATGAAACCTTTATCCTGCGAGAAACCGCATCAGGCACACGCCAAGCCACTGAAAAACAATTAGCGGCACTAGGCCACACCATTGATAAACATATAGTTATCGCCAGCAACCAAGGCATTAAACACGCGGTTTTAGCACGTATGGGTATCGCCATAGTGCCTGCACTGAGCTTGGACGACGGCGAGCAAAAGGATTTAGTGCAATTGCCCATCGAGGGCTTTCCACTCACAGACCATTGGTATGTTGTGAACCGACAGCATAAGGATTTTTCAGTTATCGCTAGACTCTGCCGCGATTACTTACTCGGTGAAGGGATGAGCATGGTGGAAGACGCCACCCGCTACTGGGAAGATAATCACAAACCTAAATTGCCAACACGCTAA
- a CDS encoding DUF4437 domain-containing protein: MRPHVEMIDEKDLIWHPSELMGGTGSSRQRHLSYDEEDGSVSAKVLFDTDWTRPAGVHVAQTEWYVLSGEVTIGDELLTEGGYWCTPPGVVCPPLSVKAGTEILYFREFGTWEFEATEQNKDTVRPDQKLVIKHSDKMDWIPVEIGSPMDFEAGGTPVPGLFIKLLFRDEKTDFYTRLIRAKPGWVEHPLAHHPVYEEAYTLEGSFEFNFGEQWPGVYFFRPALVRHGDFRSGPEGTTWLLRCDGRLVDWYTENAKMEMHGDAVNWGPDFPGTQAPVPLQPVRSRSVGPMKDPYYS, translated from the coding sequence ATGCGTCCACATGTAGAAATGATCGATGAGAAGGATTTGATTTGGCACCCGTCTGAATTGATGGGCGGTACGGGCTCTTCGCGTCAGCGCCACCTAAGCTACGATGAAGAAGATGGTTCAGTTTCTGCCAAGGTGCTCTTCGATACCGATTGGACCCGTCCTGCGGGTGTGCATGTGGCACAGACCGAATGGTATGTGTTGAGCGGCGAAGTCACTATTGGCGATGAGCTGTTAACCGAAGGCGGCTACTGGTGTACCCCTCCTGGCGTTGTTTGCCCACCATTATCGGTTAAAGCCGGCACTGAGATTCTGTATTTCCGTGAGTTTGGTACTTGGGAATTTGAAGCCACAGAGCAAAATAAAGACACGGTTCGTCCAGATCAAAAGCTAGTGATTAAACACAGCGATAAGATGGATTGGATCCCTGTCGAAATCGGTAGCCCAATGGATTTTGAAGCGGGTGGTACACCTGTTCCAGGTCTGTTTATTAAACTACTGTTCCGCGATGAAAAAACCGATTTCTATACCCGTTTGATCAGGGCAAAACCGGGCTGGGTTGAACATCCATTAGCCCACCACCCTGTGTACGAAGAGGCGTATACCTTAGAAGGTTCATTCGAGTTTAACTTCGGTGAACAATGGCCGGGGGTTTACTTCTTCCGTCCAGCGCTGGTTCGTCATGGCGATTTCCGCTCAGGTCCAGAGGGCACAACTTGGTTACTACGCTGCGACGGTCGTCTCGTGGATTGGTATACCGAAAATGCCAAGATGGAAATGCACGGTGATGCGGTGAACTGGGGCCCTGATTTCCCAGGTACTCAAGCACCTGTACCACTGCAACCAGTTCGTTCTCGCTCAGTTGGTCCAATGAAAGATCCGTATTACAGCTAA
- the leuD gene encoding 3-isopropylmalate dehydratase small subunit — translation MTPLVTHRGVTAAILRTNIDTDAIIPSREMKLVSKQGLGEGLFAGWRYTQVGGREPNPDFILNKPEYRGTSILLAGKNFGCGSSREHAVWALAEYGIRVIIAPSFGAIFYGNCVRNGILPVTLADEVIVAMAEQIKDPQRQQLHVDLEKLLVTAVDGSQHAFSISNANQQMLLEGLDQIGLTLKRSATIADFEVSLRRRRPWLFDLTTR, via the coding sequence ATGACGCCACTTGTGACCCATCGCGGCGTTACCGCCGCCATTTTGCGCACTAATATCGACACCGACGCCATTATTCCCTCGCGGGAAATGAAGCTGGTATCAAAGCAGGGGCTCGGCGAAGGCCTGTTTGCCGGCTGGCGTTATACCCAAGTGGGCGGACGCGAACCTAATCCCGACTTTATTCTGAACAAACCTGAATATCGTGGCACCAGTATCCTGCTGGCGGGCAAAAACTTTGGCTGCGGCTCGTCCCGTGAACATGCTGTATGGGCGTTAGCTGAATACGGTATCAGAGTGATCATTGCCCCAAGTTTTGGCGCGATTTTCTATGGTAACTGTGTTCGCAATGGCATTTTACCCGTGACCTTGGCCGATGAGGTCATAGTGGCAATGGCGGAGCAGATTAAAGACCCACAGCGGCAACAGCTTCATGTGGATTTAGAAAAACTGTTAGTGACAGCCGTCGACGGTAGTCAGCATGCTTTTTCTATCTCTAATGCTAACCAGCAAATGTTGCTCGAAGGGTTAGATCAGATTGGTTTAACCCTAAAACGTAGCGCCACCATTGCCGATTTCGAGGTCAGCCTTCGCAGGCGTCGCCCATGGCTGTTCGACTTAACGACTCGTTAA
- a CDS encoding 3-isopropylmalate dehydratase large subunit — translation MALTLFDKLWAEHEVMELEDNLSLLYIDRIFLHERTGSIALESLVADGRRVLNPEKVFCSMDHIVDTHVGRTDDTLVPSGKQFIQSTRIATQNAGIKLFDIRDPMQGIVHVISPELGIVQPGCTLICPDSHTCSQGALGALAWGVGSSEAEHAMATNTLVVKRPKTMRVNLLGSLPKGVTAKDLILKLIADHGAAGGTGYAIEFAGSVVSELSLEARLTLCNMAVEFSAFTAVIAPDDKTLAYIEGKPYAPKGDSWFAAKDYWATLYTDSDAKFDMEISLDCSELSPVVSWGTSPQHACSINERVPSVPLDLPSSDQTSYLRAYQYMALEPGQALTSLAIDAAFIGSCTNSRISDLREAASILEGRSVAQGVKAICVPGSKAVKRMAEAEGLDKIFIAAGFEWREPGCSMCFFAGGENFGFQKRVVSSTNRNFEGRQGPETRTHLASPITVAASAIAGRIADPREYL, via the coding sequence ATGGCTTTGACCCTCTTCGATAAACTATGGGCCGAACACGAGGTTATGGAGCTTGAGGATAATCTGTCGTTGCTCTATATCGACCGCATTTTTTTGCATGAGCGTACGGGTTCTATTGCATTAGAGAGTTTAGTTGCCGACGGTCGCAGGGTGCTTAATCCCGAAAAAGTCTTCTGCAGCATGGACCATATAGTTGATACCCATGTCGGCAGAACCGATGACACTTTAGTGCCGAGCGGTAAACAATTTATCCAATCGACCCGGATTGCCACTCAAAATGCGGGGATAAAACTGTTTGATATTAGAGACCCTATGCAGGGTATAGTCCATGTGATTTCCCCAGAGCTTGGCATAGTTCAACCAGGCTGTACCCTAATTTGCCCCGACAGCCATACCTGCTCCCAAGGTGCCTTGGGCGCGTTAGCGTGGGGTGTAGGTTCGAGTGAAGCCGAACATGCAATGGCGACAAATACCTTAGTGGTAAAACGACCTAAAACCATGCGGGTCAATTTACTTGGCAGCTTGCCCAAGGGCGTGACCGCTAAGGATCTGATTTTAAAACTGATTGCCGACCATGGCGCTGCGGGTGGCACGGGTTATGCCATCGAGTTTGCGGGCAGCGTGGTGAGCGAGCTGAGTCTCGAGGCGCGTTTAACCCTTTGTAATATGGCAGTGGAATTCTCCGCCTTTACCGCAGTGATTGCGCCAGATGATAAAACGCTGGCCTATATCGAGGGTAAACCCTATGCGCCCAAGGGTGACAGTTGGTTTGCCGCCAAAGATTACTGGGCAACGCTCTATACCGACAGCGATGCCAAGTTCGATATGGAAATCAGCTTAGATTGCAGCGAATTATCACCCGTGGTCAGTTGGGGTACTAGCCCACAACATGCCTGTAGCATTAACGAAAGAGTGCCCAGCGTACCTCTGGATTTACCAAGCAGCGATCAAACCAGTTATCTGCGCGCCTATCAATATATGGCACTCGAACCCGGTCAGGCACTGACGAGTTTAGCTATCGATGCCGCCTTTATTGGCTCGTGCACTAACAGTCGTATTTCCGATTTGAGAGAAGCCGCGTCGATTTTAGAAGGCCGTAGCGTCGCCCAAGGGGTGAAGGCCATTTGTGTGCCCGGCTCTAAGGCGGTTAAGCGGATGGCCGAAGCCGAGGGACTCGATAAGATTTTCATCGCAGCAGGATTTGAATGGCGTGAGCCTGGGTGCTCTATGTGTTTCTTTGCGGGTGGCGAAAACTTTGGTTTTCAAAAGCGAGTGGTGAGCAGTACTAACCGTAATTTCGAGGGGCGCCAAGGGCCTGAGACCCGCACTCATTTGGCAAGCCCTATTACCGTTGCTGCATCTGCCATCGCTGGCAGAATTGCCGATCCAAGGGAGTATTTATAA
- a CDS encoding hydroxymethylglutaryl-CoA lyase gives MGKVDILISEVGPRDGLQSITNIMPTAAKKQWISALAAAGIREIEVGSFVPASVLPQLADTAEIVAHGLTIEGLQIAVLVPNLRGAENAIASGAHKISIPLSVSETHSLRNVKRTHAQMLEEIARIAELVNSQPAHKRPHFEVGLSTAFGCSLEGPVSESLVVQLAEASLKAGCHEVGLSDTTGSANPAQLRRLIDKVWSAVGRDKLTGVHLHNTRGQGLANALAAIDMGITTVDASMGGIGGCPAAPGASGNIVTEDLVFMVEAMGLKTGVNFNALCAARELFAAAMPNTELYGFTPMSGLPKGMEIN, from the coding sequence ATGGGAAAGGTCGACATTCTGATCAGTGAAGTAGGGCCGCGCGATGGCCTACAAAGTATTACCAACATCATGCCTACTGCTGCAAAAAAGCAGTGGATCAGTGCCTTAGCTGCAGCGGGTATCAGGGAGATTGAAGTTGGCTCCTTTGTTCCTGCTAGCGTGCTCCCTCAGTTAGCTGATACCGCCGAAATTGTCGCCCATGGGCTGACAATCGAAGGATTGCAAATTGCAGTGTTAGTGCCGAACCTGCGCGGTGCAGAAAATGCCATTGCATCGGGTGCCCATAAGATCAGTATTCCGCTGTCGGTCAGCGAAACCCATAGCCTTCGTAACGTAAAGCGCACCCATGCACAAATGCTCGAAGAAATCGCTCGGATTGCTGAACTGGTTAACTCACAACCTGCCCATAAACGACCCCATTTTGAGGTGGGGTTATCGACTGCCTTTGGTTGCAGTCTCGAAGGTCCAGTGTCTGAATCACTTGTGGTGCAATTGGCTGAAGCTTCACTCAAAGCGGGTTGTCATGAGGTAGGGCTATCGGATACTACGGGTAGCGCCAATCCCGCGCAGTTGCGTCGTCTTATCGACAAAGTATGGTCGGCCGTCGGTCGGGATAAGCTTACCGGCGTGCATTTACATAACACCCGCGGACAAGGTCTCGCTAACGCGCTCGCGGCTATCGATATGGGTATTACCACTGTTGATGCTTCCATGGGGGGGATCGGTGGCTGTCCTGCTGCGCCCGGCGCTAGCGGCAACATAGTCACCGAAGACTTAGTGTTTATGGTGGAGGCCATGGGGCTTAAAACGGGTGTTAATTTCAATGCGCTGTGTGCCGCTCGTGAGTTATTCGCCGCCGCGATGCCAAATACAGAACTTTACGGTTTTACACCTATGTCAGGTTTACCAAAGGGAATGGAGATTAACTAA
- a CDS encoding CaiB/BaiF CoA transferase family protein: MQSSIQPLKGIRVVEFSHMVMGPATGLILADLGAEVIKIEPLKGDNTRRLKGSGAGYFPMYNRNKKSLCVDLHTEQGLKLVTDLVATADVVIENFRPGALVQHGLDYESLSARQPGIVYCSLKGFLSGPYAHRTALDEVAQMMGGLAYMTGLPDKPMRAGSSVIDITGAMFGVIGILAALQEKQHTGLGKMVQSALFETTAFMVGQHIAQGAISGVEPPPMSVRQSAWGVYDSFTTADNEKVFVAVVSDTQWRKFCEAFDLTDFAMDDKLATNGGRFDHRNIIIPKLTVVFAQMPTATLMQKLDTIGLPYAPVNKPMDLVTDPHLNDGGLVDIELENGKRIKLPALPIEMNQQKFGLRHNPPRESESAQQLLSAMGYSDDQIHQLIADNVIRGD, from the coding sequence ATGCAAAGCAGCATTCAGCCCTTAAAGGGAATTAGAGTCGTCGAGTTTAGCCATATGGTGATGGGTCCAGCGACTGGGCTGATTCTGGCCGACCTTGGCGCCGAAGTTATTAAGATTGAACCTCTCAAAGGGGACAACACACGCCGCCTTAAGGGGTCTGGCGCAGGTTATTTCCCCATGTATAACCGCAACAAAAAGAGCCTCTGTGTAGATTTACATACTGAGCAAGGGCTTAAGTTAGTGACGGACTTAGTTGCGACAGCTGATGTTGTTATTGAAAACTTTCGCCCCGGCGCCCTAGTGCAACATGGTCTGGATTACGAGTCGCTTTCAGCTAGACAACCGGGCATTGTTTACTGCTCATTGAAAGGCTTTTTGAGTGGTCCCTATGCCCATCGCACCGCGCTTGATGAAGTGGCGCAAATGATGGGCGGTTTAGCCTATATGACGGGCTTACCAGATAAACCCATGCGCGCAGGTTCCTCTGTCATCGATATTACCGGCGCCATGTTTGGAGTGATTGGTATTCTGGCTGCATTGCAGGAAAAGCAGCACACGGGGCTTGGAAAAATGGTGCAAAGCGCCCTGTTTGAAACCACCGCCTTTATGGTGGGACAACACATCGCCCAAGGTGCCATCAGTGGTGTTGAGCCGCCGCCAATGTCGGTGCGTCAATCCGCTTGGGGTGTGTATGACTCCTTTACCACCGCCGATAATGAGAAGGTATTTGTCGCTGTGGTGAGCGATACCCAGTGGCGCAAATTCTGTGAAGCTTTTGATCTAACTGACTTTGCTATGGATGATAAACTGGCGACCAATGGCGGCCGCTTCGATCACCGTAATATCATCATCCCTAAACTCACCGTCGTATTTGCGCAAATGCCGACGGCAACCTTGATGCAAAAACTCGATACCATTGGTCTACCCTATGCGCCCGTGAATAAGCCAATGGACCTAGTGACGGACCCACACTTAAACGATGGCGGGCTGGTGGACATTGAATTAGAAAACGGCAAACGCATTAAACTGCCTGCGCTACCGATTGAAATGAACCAACAAAAATTTGGCCTGCGCCATAACCCACCAAGGGAGAGTGAAAGCGCGCAGCAACTGCTCTCGGCTATGGGATATTCAGATGATCAAATCCACCAGTTGATTGCCGATAACGTCATTCGCGGCGACTAA